One part of the Magallana gigas chromosome 5, xbMagGiga1.1, whole genome shotgun sequence genome encodes these proteins:
- the LOC105324611 gene encoding serine-rich adhesin for platelets isoform X3, protein MDRNFLVLCVMLVFTSLIGGSNPQSTSGSTTGENVLTLATTGSVTMETNIVSNILSEPSVVSTVTLETNKETNKMADSNMASTAALETSSMTLSSLQSSIVSHVTSLSTIASAISINTNTVTRTSLESPSISLIEPTNSYSTQSVLPNLQTEQASLTSEQGQSVVTSTSSSVPIQPSTATLPLSSSEISQQFSLNHISQSSSNSETSSQMLSSDLSETVSTLLAKSTVLTTSLNEVLSSATHVTLITSSMQSLETTSITSLSVTPQITVMSGTTQLTTLPLSSSLISTSSDNGVSIVSTDSNLATSYESAYSNVSPTSNPAAIISTAELGITSSILQTPLPSPSSVMSSTVLPLQETTSANAVASSNIPSTDIATSTSVTLSPVSLTSSEFLSSSALKTSSESSSVSSLMSSMRQSAYSADLTMSSMVTPSVDMTVGSITMSSDSLTTTSILSSPSLTTVPMLSSPSITTTLVLDLTSLTTSPSMTTSLNSAFLTTASPSTATTSVLISTSLTTASMVTSLSLTTDLKVSSLNPTTSQNSAASTLMPSSYMESLSNTSINPSSMVSTTSVTTSQSVITPSQDNSNILSSSADSSLTSLMPSQTSSTILMSLISSDFNSSVSSDLGAVTTSPPLETSVSEVFSASRSVSVNPTPSLSTGSAIDSSLISLFENSSTISPTESGNLTPTTNTDSTSSLSFTSGLLSQTSVISSSTSGSPTLSTDSVTSTESITSTTNGSLSPSSDFVSKSFFSGSSSSDVFTTPATGSSTMLLETISSTFGFLANATSTPTTVQTSSMMDAVSTMIESSGPANNSTTQSFSSQPITTTQISTPSTISFENSVIITSQAMSESFNITSSDSSIVTSPVFNLTSTPVGMTDSFVVQTTDGSIVTTPIINFTVSSSETIFSTGTPTSEITLTTKNITSPVEVSSALLTSLQNDTETTSVIGTTVLFSSVMANFSTPVISEFSSLVSNFSSFIEQATVSSFPISSTLASQTDFATTTYSSVNVTMVDQTSVLPTVNISSTSAIYSTESLLPGMENASTWTNFPSTDIISLSTQIISTGNLSETIITTTPLMSSSFNASLLVVTSSAGFATDLENNTVSMISSTFSSELVTNQSVSVSLSANASSVSLSTLSVPTTSEQSTVMPSLSGSLQSSVASWSSQGSDLLLSTSVHEYNMTTVVIEGNQTLQTTTELVSPIVVSNFLSSLSTSQSITSVVSTELNISSTPATTYIEQLVTTSMPNSTANSSLITSVIMSSMVDSESSSTSLNLNISTVSSPVLTMSTTTAPISSMSVYSSSLSELLTSTDILSTPVTSVVETLSTNGLPPVLSRSVMDESSSPLITSVSSISTEVESSIPQTTNIISSETSSITSILTTPSISISSEGLTTDASTVILSSALPSSTPDLSTNIQSTLTAIPDTKTTTLFSSVPVTTEIPVSSVVEASSSTQIAQLSSSVQEVTSVTPSSEISPTLSSSNVTSSPASTEPGLETSLLTPSMSSSLASTSQILTAAVTSLSMESSRIMPSPASSSLPVSTVLQSSSVEVSTSETVTSSISSVVSAVSSTVTTQNPSPSVPVTSTTPEPSTSETTTTTSVIDTTPSTVTDNTTESSVTTSSVDIETTPSSVPGNNTENSTTAAVSSSTVTTTTTSTTTTTTTPRPTTTTPTPTISVNVVRVYWVVTVLKVPLSVDVNNQTFIASIELKLATAYVMAFERQKQIAEGTFEPLRRRRAAQVQDTVVNIVNATRTLGTGNVTFVYNITKNGTEVRSEEAVRTLGLLSDQEMALTLGYVVAEKASTYYGRNSASSVPEETSNLWIVGVAVAAVVIVIIVIWVIFCFIIKKRGPESEKDGEPPHLLRMKGGNKSDESVEMVQSPSNSTHNLKKRQSYEVTNEADLEDPTYAVVKKPGKKMEDSTAGDSATLASDDTGLLPSPSKKGRRKKKKKPASEEFDNIEKESYLGSSAPPHPVREPKSLSVEDETEYQRKVAEERRKNKKRLREKRRREGQKKEDTEDMMKEYLAVQEEIDNVLEAPPQEGEIPEVFKSSTSKGSKKKRRRKGDGEKNEGYEPENLTDAKKRMHKLLDDAFALITPKLDETSSEGSEDKLSLPDDRHALPPEQSSCSVKSLSRGPSPSASPGNKSPASLFRERKNEEEQTPEKKHEPMFINPSYQGSRREGLTTWSPYRAADEVTLISMPKTVLVKPMRRGSAKEVPEDDMERKSHHSKRPAVNLPEPVPKASYTTEPPKPIILRNFTTGKSYSSKRSSDSKPYLQNGFGSREESDIDKLKSSSISQSDSGRVKSANGDLSQKPPIQHQKPFKRTPEGEDMTDIVSKNIHTGETPENTITAVRNELQNIVHPTVVTVKSGGWMGSSSGGMADIA, encoded by the exons GTGAGAATGTACTAACCTTAGCAACCACAGGAAGTGTAACCATGGAAACTAACATAGTGTCTAATATATTATCAGAACCTAGTGTAGTGTCTACAGTGACCTTAGAAACTAACAAAGAGACAAATAAAATGGCTGACTCTAATATGGCATCAACAGCAGCATTGGAAACCAGCTCAATGACTTTATCATCATTGCAAAGTAGTATAGTTTCCCATGTAACCTCCTTATCCACGATTGCAAGTGCTATTTCCATAAATACTAACACAGTGACTAGAACTTCCCTTGAGAGTCCTAGCATATCATTGATTGAACCGACAAACAGCTATTCAACTCAATCAGTTCTTCCAAACTTACAGACAGAGCAAGCATCCTTAACAAGTGAACAAGGACAATCAGTTGTTACCTCAACAAGTTCATCAGTGCCAATTCAACCGAGTACTGCTACCTTGCCTCTATCCAGTTCTGAAATTAGTCAGCAATTTTCTCTTAATCATATTTCCCAATCATCATCTAACAGTGAGACTTCTAGTCAGATGTTGTCAAGTGATCTGAGTGAAACAGTGTCCACTTTACTGGCCAAGTCCACAGTGCTCACAACTTCATTGAATGAAGTATTGTCTTCTGCAACCCATGTTACTTTGATAACTTCTTCCATGCAGTCTTTGGAAACAACTTCTATAACGTCACTGTCAGTGACACCACAAATAACAGTGATGTCTGGAACAACTCAGTTAACAACATTACCTTTGTCCTCATCTTTAATATCCACTTCATCAGATAATGGAGTTAGCATAGTGTCCACAGATTCCAACTTGGCTACATCATATGAGTCAGCTTATTCAAATGTGTCACCAACTTCAAACCCAGCAGCAATAATTTCAACAGCAGAATTAGGAATCACCAGCTCCATTTTGCAGACACCCCTACCTTCCCCATCTTCAGTGATGTCCTCAACAGTACTTCCATTACAGGAAACCACCTCTGCGAATGCTGTAGCATCTTCAAACATACCAAGTACTGACATTGCAACTTCCACATCAGTGACATTGTCCCCAGTCTCTTTGACAAGTTCAGAATTCTTGTCCTCTTCAGCATTGAAAACATCTTCAGAGTCATCCTCAGTGTCCTCACTGATGTCTTCGATGCGCCAGTCAGCATATTCAGCAGACTTGACAATGTCTTCAATGGTGACACCATCTGTAGACATGACTGTGGGATCCATAACAATGTCCTCAGATTCCTTGACAACAACCTCAATATTATCATCACCATCCTTGACAACAGTCCCAATGTTGTCATCACCATCCATAACAACAACCTTAGTTTTAGATTTAACATCCTTAACAACATCACCATCCATGACAACATCCTTGAATTCAGCATTCTTAACAACAGCATCACCATCTACTGCAACAACATCAGTGTTAATTTCAACGTCATTAACAACTGCCTCAATGGTAACATCATTGTCCTTGACTACAGACCTAAAGGTATCCTCATTAAATCCAACAACATCTCAAAATTCTGCAGCTTCAACTTTGATGCCCAGTTCATACATGGAATCACTCAGCAACACAAGTATTAATCCAAGTTCTATGGTTTCAACAACATCAGTAACAACATCCCAAAGTGTGATAACACCTAGTCAAGataattctaatattttgtCTTCATCAGCAGATTCATCTTTAACATCACTGATGCCATCGCAAACATCGTCAACCATTCTAATGAGTTTAATTAGCTCTGACTTTAATAGCAGTGTGTCTAGTGACCTGGGTGCTGTGACAACCTCACCACCATTAGAGACTAGTGTTAGTGAAGTGTTTAGTGCTAGTAGAAGTGTGAGTGTTAACCCAACACCAAGTTTATCCACAGGTTCTGCAATTGATTCGTCATTGATTTCCTTGTTTGAAAACTCATCAACGATTTCACCTACTGAAAGTGGTAATTTAACACCTACCACTAACACAGATTCAACCTCCAGCCTTTCCTTTACCAGTGGATTGTTATCACAGACATCAGTAATAAGTTCCTCAACAAGTGGATCCCCAACATTATCAACTGATTCTGTGACGTCAACTGAATCTATAACCAGTACAACTAATGGTTCTCTTTCACCATCAAgtgattttgtttcaaaatcctTCTTTTCAGGATCATCAAGTTCAGATGTGTTCACCACTCCTGCTACAGGGTCTTCTACCATGCTCTTGGAAACCATTTCTAGCACATTTGGATTTTTGGCAAATGCAACTTCTACACCAACCACAGTGCAAACCAGTTCCATGATGGATGCAGTTAGCACTATGATAGAATCCAGTGGGCCAGCAAATAATTCCACAACCCAGTCTTTTTCCTCTCAGCCGATAACCACAACTCAAATTTCTACACCAAGTACAATATCATTTGAGAATTCAGTGATTATTACATCACAAGCAATGTCTGAAAGCTTTAACATCACTAGCTCTGATAGCTCTATTGTGACATCTCCAGTTTTTAACTTGACATCAACACCTGTTGGAATGACAGACAGTTTTGTTGTCCAAACAACTGACGGTTCAATAGTGACTACTCCTATTATCAACTTTACTGTATCTTCAAGTGAAACGATCTTCAGTACAGGTACTCCAACCAGTGAAATAACACTAACAACAAAGAATATTACTTCACCAGTTGAAGTGTCTTCTGCACTTTTAACATCACTACAAAATGACACTGAAACTACAAGCGTGATAGGGACCACTGTACTATTTTCATCAGTGATGGCAAATTTCTCAACACCTGTGATTTCCGAATTTTCATCATTGGTGTCAAACTTCTCTTCATTCATTGAACAGGCCACAGTTTCATCATTTCCGATTTCTTCAACTTTGGCATCACAAACAGATTTTGCAACAACAACATACAGTTCTGTAAATGTAACTATGGTTGACCAGACATCAGTGTTACCAACTGTTAATATATCTTCAACTTCTGCCATTTATTCAACAGAATCTTTATTGCCAGGAATGGAAAATGCTTCAACTTGGACAAATTTTCCATCAACAGACATCATTTCATTATCAACGCAGATAATTTCAACTGGAAATCTTTCAGAAACAATAATAACAACAACACCGCTTATGAGTAGCTCGTTTAATGCTAGTTTGCTAGTAGTGACATCTTCAGCAGGCTTTGCTACAGATTTGGAGAATAATACAGTGAGCATGATATCCAGCACGTTCTCTTCAGAACTGGTTACCAATCAATCTGTTTCTGTATCTTTATCAGCAAATGCGAGCAGTGTTTCTCTTTCAACCCTGTCAGTACCAACAACGAGTGAACAGTCCACTGTGATGCCTTCTTTATCAGGATCTTTGCAGTCTTCTGTGGCATCATGGAGCAGCCAAGGTAGTGATCTGTTGTTGTCCACATCAGTGCATGAATATAACATGACAACAGTGGTGATAGAAGGAAACCAAACACTCCAAACAACAACTGAATTAGTGTCACCAATTGTTGTGTCAAACTTTTTAAGTTCTTTATCAACCTCACAATCAATTACATCTGTAGTTTCAACAGAACTTAATATATCTAGTACACCAGCAACCACTTATATAGAGCAATTAGTTACTACAAGCATGCCAAATTCTACTGCAAATAGTTCGTTGATAACCTCTGTGATTATGTCTTCAATGGTGGATAGTGAAAGCTCATCCACATCTCTGAACTTGAATATATCCACAGTATCTTCACCAGTACTAACAATGTCGACAACGACTGCACCTATATCAAGTATGTCAGTGTATTCTTCTTCGTTAAGTGAATTACTAACAAGCACAGACATTTTGAGCACACCAGTCACATCTGTGGTGGAGACACTCAGCACGAATGGCCTGCCACCAGTGTTATCTAGATCGGTCATGGATGAATCTTCTTCACCTTTGATAACAAGTGTATCTTCCATTTCCACTGAAGTAGAAAGTTCAATCCCACAGACTACCAATATAATCAGCTCAGAAACTTCTAGCATCACTTCAATACTAACAACACCATCTATATCAATAAGTTCAGAGGGATTAACAACTGATGCCTCAACAGTTATTTTGTCTTCAGCTCTTCCAAGTTCAACTCCAGACTtgtcaacaaacattcagagtACTCTTACTGCTATTCCAGATACTAAGACAACTACATTATTTTCATCAGTTCCTGTAACTACTGAAATACCAGTCAGTTCTGTAGTAGAAGCATCAAGTTCCACACAGATTGCGCAGCTATCTTCATCTGTACAAGAAGTAACTTCTGTAACACCATCTTCAGAAATCAGTCCCACCCTATCTTCCTCCAATGTCACGAGCAGTCCTGCATCAACAGAACCAGGCTTAGAAACTTCATTATTAACCCCTAGCATGTCCTCATCACTAGCCTCAACAAGTCAGATATTGACAGCAGCAGTAACAAGTCTCTCTATGGAAAGTTCAAGGATAATGCCATCACCAGCTTCAAGTTCTCTACCTGTTTCAACAGTGTTGCAGAGTAGTTCTGTTGAAGTTTCTACCTCTGAGACTGTGACATCAAGCATTTCTAGTGTTGTATCAGCAGTAAGCAGCACAGTTACAACCCAGAACCCAAGTCCCTCTGTACCAGTGACATCAACCACCCCAGAGCCTTCAACATctgaaacaacaacaacaacatcagTCATAGACACAACACCATCAACTGTTACTGACAACACGACAGAGAGTTCTGTGACGACATCATCAGTAGACATAGAAACTACACCATCATCAGTACCTGGCAATAACACAGAGAACTCAACCACAGCAGCAGTGTCCTCTTCTACAGTAACAACGACAACAACCTCAAcaactacaacaacaacaacacccagaccaacaacaacaacacctaCACCAACAATAAGTGTCAATGTTGTGAGAGTTTACTGGGTTGTTACAG TTTTGAAGGTACCCTTATCTGTAGATGTGAACAACCAGACATTCATTGCATCCATAGAACTGAAGTTAGCCACAGCCTATGTAATGGCCTTTGAGAGACAAAAACAGATTGCAGAAGGGACGTTTGAACCACTGCGACGTAGAAGGGCAGCCCAGGTGCAGGACACTGTTGTAAAT ATAGTGAATGCTACAAGAACACTAGGAACAGGAAACGTGACCTTTGTTTACAACATTACAAAGAATGGAACAGAAGTCCGCTCAGAGGAAGCTGTCAGGACACTTGGGTTGCTCAGTGATCAGGAAATGGCCTTGACGCTCGGATACGTGGTGGCAGAGAAAGCAAGCA CTTATTATGGAAGGAACAGTGCTAGCTCTGTTCCTGAGGAGACCAGTAATCTCTGGATTGTGGGTGTGGCAGTCGCTGCTGTTGTCATTGTCATCATAGTCATCTGGGTGATTTTCTGCTTCATCATTAAAAAGAGGGGCCCAGAGAGTGAAAAGGATGGAGAGCCACCGCATCTGTTAAGAATGAAAGGCGGAAATAAG AGTGATGAATCAGTGGAAATGGTCCAATCACCTAGCAACTCAACCCACAATCTCAAAAAGAGGCAGTCTTATGAAGTCACAAATGAGGCAGATTTGGAAGACCCTACATATGCTGTTGTCAAAAAACCAGG caaAAAGATGGAAGATTCCACAGCTGGAGATTCTGCTACATTAGCTTCAGATGACACAGGGCTTCTACCATCTCCAAGTAAAAAGGGCCGacgtaaaaagaaaaagaaaccagcTTCAG AAGAGTTTGATAATATAGAGAAGGAATCTTATTTGGGTTCATCAGCCCCACCCCATCCGGTCCGGGAACCCAAGTCATTGTCAGTGGAG gatgAAACAGAGTATCAGAGAAAAGTTGCAGAGgaaagaaggaaaaacaagaaaagaTTGAGAGAAAAGAGAAGGAGAGAGGGACAGAAAAAAGAAG ACACTGAGGACATGATGAAGGAATATCTAGCTGTTCAGGAAGAAATAGACAACGTACTTGAAGCCCCTCCACAAGAGGGGGAGATTCCAGAGGTCTTCAAGAGCAGCACTTCAAAAGG ttcaaaGAAAAAGCGAAGGAGAAAAGGAGATGGAGAAAAG aatgaaGGCTACGAGCCAGAGAACCTTACTGATGCTAAGAAGAGGATGCACAAGCTTTTGGATGATGCCTTTGCACTGATAACTCCAAAACTTGATGA AACTTCCTCAGAAGGTTCTGAGGACAAGCTTAGTTTACCGGACGATAGACATGCACTCCCTCCAGAACAAAGTTCTTGTTCTGTTAAGTCTCTCAGTCGGGGGCCCTCTCCTTCGGCTAGCCCTGGAAATAAGTCCCCGGCGTCACTGTTCAGAGAGAG gAAGAATGAGGAAGAACAGACCCCAG AGAAGAAACATGAACCAATGTTCATAAACCCCAGTTACCAGGGCTCCAGGCGGGAAGGGCTAACTACCTGGAGTCCATACAGAGCCGCAGACGAGGTGACACTTATCTCCATGCCAAAAACTGTG TTGGTAAAACCCATGAGGAGGGGTTCAGCCAAGGAA GTTCCTGAGGATGATATGGAGAGAAAAAGTCATCATTCCAAGCGCCCCGCTGTGAACCTCCCTGAACCTGTGCCAAAGGCTTCCTATACAACAGAGCCCCCCAAACCAATCATATTGAGGAACTTCACCACAGGAAAATCCTACTCATCCAAACGCTCGTCAGACTCCAAACCCTACCTTCAAAATGGGTTCGGTTCTCGTGAAGAGTCAGACATTGACAAACTGAAATCTAGCTCCATTAGTCAAAGTGACTCAGGTAGAGTGAAGTCAGCCAATGGGGATCTATCCCAGAAGCCACCAATCCAGCATCAGAAACCATTCAAACGCACCCCTGAGGGGGAAGACATGACAGACATTGTGTCAAAGAACATTCACACAGGGGAAACCCCTGAAAACACAATAACTGCTGTACGGAACGAGCTACAGAACATTGTTCACCCCACAGTGGTGACCGTGAAATCAGGGGGGTGGATGGGCTCATCTTCAGGGGGGATGGCAGATATAGCATGA